A stretch of Actinomycetes bacterium DNA encodes these proteins:
- a CDS encoding MarR family winged helix-turn-helix transcriptional regulator produces MLQANFCTRDDDELAVALYAVVLRLRRLPISGPVDKAALAVLHETHRLGAVRPSDLAAQMHLDLSTVSRHLRVLEARGLITRTPDPHDARAHTIGLTDAGGEVLAHLLDQRAVAIRDAIAHWPDEDRHTLRRLVRRLADDLNDCPHETTEL; encoded by the coding sequence GTGTTGCAAGCAAACTTCTGTACGAGGGACGACGACGAGCTGGCCGTCGCCCTCTACGCGGTGGTACTGCGGCTGCGCCGGCTCCCGATCAGCGGACCGGTCGACAAGGCCGCACTCGCCGTCCTGCACGAGACGCACCGGCTCGGGGCGGTCCGCCCCTCCGACCTGGCGGCCCAGATGCACCTGGACCTGTCCACGGTCAGCCGGCACCTGCGCGTGCTCGAGGCCCGCGGGCTGATCACCCGAACCCCCGACCCGCACGACGCCCGGGCGCACACCATCGGCCTGACCGACGCCGGCGGAGAGGTTCTCGCCCACCTGCTCGACCAGCGCGCCGTGGCCATCCGCGACGCCATCGCCCACTGGCCCGACGAGGACCGACATACCCTTCGTCGGCTGGTCCGCCGGCTGGCCGACGACCTGAACGACTGCCCCCACGAGACGACGGAGCTGTAG